From a single Glycine soja cultivar W05 chromosome 19, ASM419377v2, whole genome shotgun sequence genomic region:
- the LOC114398624 gene encoding uncharacterized protein LOC114398624, translated as MLIIIDQYKEKVNLAASHGHMLEDEQANVLALRVEREAREGVIELLHKEAMKWMDRFALTLNESPELPRLLARAKAVANTYSTPDKVQSKHLLPPYGLPSNYTLPNVEHAPDENVHNSTPIPIESQQPQYATKEQAFGCVPLPNALEGPQYRPQSQLQPLHFVVGRLPPAMAEREKFDHIEERLRAIEGDEDYPFADMEELCLVPDIIIPLKFKVPDFNKYKGTTCPKNHLKMYCRKMGAYAKDEKLLMHFFKRVWLG; from the exons ATGTTGATAATCATTGACCAATATAAAGAGAAGGTGAACCTAGCTGCTAGTCATGGGCATATGCTGGAAGATGAACAGGCAAATGTGTTAGCCTTGCGGGTTGAAAGGGAAGCGAGAGAAGGGGTGATAGAGTTATTGCATAAAGAAGCCATGAAATGGATGGATAGATTTGCTCTCACTCTGAATGAGAGTCCAGAGCTTCCAAGGTTGTTAGCTAGAGCCAAGGCGGTGGCTAACACATACTCTACTCCTGATAAA gtCCAGAGCAAGCATCTcctcccaccatatggcttgccttccAATTATACACTACCCAATGTTGAACACGCGCCCGATGAGAATGTCCACAATTCTACtcccatacccattgagagccaacaacccca ATATGCCACTAAGGAGCAAGCATTTGGTTGCGTACCCTTGCCAAAtgctttggagggccctcagtatcgccCACAATCACAACTACAACCCTTACATTTTGTGGTGGGAAGATTGCCTCCTGCCATGGCGGAAAGGGAAAAATTCGATCACATAGAAGAAAGGctgagggccattgaaggagatGAAGACTACCCTTTTGCCGACATGGAAGAACTGTGCCTAGTGCCTGACATCATCATTCCTctgaagttcaaggtgccagattTCAACAAATACAAGGgaactacttgccccaagaatcacctaaAGATGTATTGCCGGAAGATGGGAGCATACGCGAAGGATGAAAAACTATTGATGCATTTTTTCAAGAGAGTTTGGCTGGGGTAG